Genomic DNA from Desulfuromonas versatilis:
CCCGGCGGTATCGATCAGCTTCTGCTTGCCGGTGAAGAACGGATGGCAGGCAGAGCAGATCTCGGTGGAGATTTCGCCGCCCTTGGCGGTGGAGCGGGTTTCGAAGGTATTTCCGCAGTGACACTTCAGCGTCACGGCTTCGTATTTGGGGTGAATGCCTTCTCTCATGATTCGGTCTCCT
This window encodes:
- the rpmE gene encoding 50S ribosomal protein L31, which produces MREGIHPKYEAVTLKCHCGNTFETRSTAKGGEISTEICSACHPFFTGKQKLIDTAGRIERFRRKYGQK